ACAATCAACATTTACAACAACTAGACTGGTCAAGAAATCATTTGTGAAGGAAAGTAAAAAGGTGGTCCTAAAAGAAATTACTCAACAAGACATTAGACTCTTGGCGGCGAGATCCATGATCTACGATGACTACACCATCTTTATAAGCCACGCCAACAGCCCCCTCATGAAGGCTAGTATCACTCATTACACAGCGTACACTTTTTGACGAGCAACTGTGCTGGATATCTTTTCTTAATCTGACAAATCCAGGTGCAGCTTCTATTGGTCTGCCTCTGGCTGATTTTGTCGATGTCAAGCTAACCGCCACACCACTTAAAAAATAAATACGAATGATCAACCACCATTTAAGTAAAATAAAACAAAGTGAAAGAGTTTGAGGCTCAGGTACCTCTTAGGGTTAGTAAGTTGATAACTGTATAATAACTTTATTGCCATCTGAGCTCTTTGAAGCCTTGATACTCCCACTCATCAATTGAGAAGCCTAGCAAGATAAAAATGAAGGATCGATAGAGGCGAAATATAATAAAATGACTAAAAGGCAACCAAAGTCAATAACTAATTGTGAAAATAAGAAAAAAGAAAGTAATGTTTGTCACATTTTCATTATAATGGAGGACCATATGTGATACTAAACCTTGATACTATTCTTTTTACATGTTTGATGTTGATAATTGGAAAATACAAGTTCAAATGTCAAGAAAGAGCACACAACAATACGGCAAATGCTGcaaattcatctcaaaatttagTGTCCTTCCGTAATGTCACCATATACTATTTGAACGATGGCACTGGAGTAGCTAGGATGGTTTACTTTTGAGGTCTGAATTCAAGAAAAACCCTTCCATATGTCAAAACAACACACGTAGTCATGTTAATCATGTAAGGTAGGATGTAATTCCAGTTTCCAACTACGACGTAATCGATGAATTTAGAGTCGTGTTTTAAAACTCAGAAATGATTTTGTTTCCTTGAATCCATGTTTAGAAATTGCAATGTTGGGATTCAATTTTTCATCCAAATTCGTAAACTTGAATGGAAACCATTGGAATTCGGTACCCAATACCCATACCCACCAGCTGAAATTAATCACCGCCCAACGTGGATGAGAAATCTACCCCAGTGGGTACCGAATTACCCATTTCACCATTAAAATGCTCGATAAAAGCAATATACATGCTGAAATACAAGGAATTTGAATGCCTTTAGCCAACATCTAAAATTTGGTCACTTACAAGGCCACAAAGTCGTAAAATGACAAAACAAATGACACATAATACTATAATAGCTAGCAACTAAATGTACTCAAACAAATGAAGTTACAGGCAGGCAGTGAGTACTGAGTAGTAGTAATTAGcatcaaaaattaaaaaaataaagaacaaggaATCAGGCAACAAGTAGACAACATGAACAACAATCAACAACTTTCAAGTTGGGTACTGGGTAGCTAGCTAACACTGCCTCAAATATTGAACTTGGCAAACATCCTACTAAATTGGGGGTTATTAATTTAGGGTTTGAGAGTTGAGAAATTAAATTGGGGGTTATTAATTTAGGGTATAAAGGTGAGCCGTTGAGGTCATACCTGCGGTGAAAACGGCCGGAAAATTCGACGACGGCGAGTTTATCTCCGGTAACAAACCCAAAAGCAACCGTTAAAAGAGTTTGAGAAAGCTGCGGTAATGGCTTACGGCGGTGGACGTCGCGACAAGGAGGGTGGTGGTGACTGGTGAGCAGGTGAGGCCGGTGAGTTTGACGGACGATTTTAAGGAGGAAACGTCCTTCTAATTTTTGACgattgagaaatttgagatatgAATGGAAACAGGAAACCCGGGACCCCCGGTCCCCCTCCATAATAGCTACTCCCTCCGTTTAACTCTACTTTGCATGTTTGCATTTTACACGGCTATTAAGTTTTAATATAAAGGTGGAGTTTTATAGTCGATTAATGTGGGGGTATAgatgacattttttgtaaatatggaGTGTGAATAAAGATAGAATGGTCATTTTCTTAGTCTAAAAAGGAAACATGTAAAGTGTAGTTAAATGGACGAAAAAGGAATACatataaagtggagttgaatgaaggGAGTAGCAACTAAATGTGAAATTAAGTGTCAAATGAAGGTGGTATTTTTCACAAATAACACAAATTGATCATCTCACAATTAAGACCCTAACAATTCTTCATCTAGCAATCAACATTAAACACCTTAACAAATAATTGAACCAAAACTAGTTTTTTAATATGTAAGGGTTTTGTATAGCTTAATCTCAATATTAAGACTTTCAAGAGTGAAGTTCTCACTATGGACTATAGACAATCGTTCTTGGGCAGATTGAGGAATGTGAAGCAAGGTAAAATCAAAAAAGCAAAATTGGAAAAAATGGCTTCGCCCGGGCTCGAACCGGGGACCTTCAGTGTGTTAGACTGACGTGATAACCAACTACACCACGAAACCTTGTTGTTAGTTAATGGCGCCTTAAAGTATATTATCTCATCTAGGTACCTGTAGTTCCTGCCTCACTTTAAGCATTTTTCTTGGGCTTTTCGATTCTTAGGTTCCTCAAGTCTTCCAACTTTTGTTTCCCCTTGCATGGCCTTGATCCTAACGGGAAAAACGAGTAACGATGTAAAAGAAACTTTAAAAAAGTTAAAATATCTTAACTAAAAACTTTGAAATTCTAACCACGACATGTCATATATTcgtcgcattttattttgctttggtCAGTCTACTCCGAATTTAAAGAATGTCAAATTTAATTCCATTTGTTCGAGTATTGCCAATTTGGTTCGGGTTACTCCACTAGCCTATTCTACTCCTACAATCAAGGAGTCTGCTTGTATATTTTCCATAATTGCTTCAGTGTTCATTACTTCATGCACAATTGTACACTATATAAATACCGCACATTCATAGGCGAATTAGTGGCGTTTTCCCCTAACTAAATTACCTCTTGATGACTAATTGACGGAATTAAAGTGATTATGAATGTTGGTAGTTTAATCGTGCCCTAGGCTTTCCTTAATTGTTTAAGCCATTATTCGATTACTTATTACTTAGTTTAGTAGTCTTAGTTAATTTAGTTTAGTGGTTTAGCTTAATATTTCTTGATTCACGTAGCAAACTTTTAATTTAAGACAAAACTAGTATTCAATCTttgatctccttgtggttcgacctcgactactcTTACTAGTTGAGAATTTGTTTGATTGGGTACGACGACATCTACCCATTATCAGCGgtcaatcaaatatgttcgatAATTTGATCGGTCAAAGGCTCCATGCCACACATAGATCCATGGTATTAAATCTTGGTTAGAGACTTGATTTGGATTATGTCATTAAGGCCTAATCTCACTTGTTCTCTATAAATGTGGTTGATACCGCCTCAAAATAAGGAAAATGTTTCAATCCAAGCTTTATTTACTTAAACAAGAAAACAAATAAACATTAAAAAACTAATTTTTCATTAAAAAAATAACTTCTCATCAAATTAGAACAATTTTTAATCAAAATGAAATACAAGTCTAAATATAAATTGCTAAACTTTGTTAGAGAATGATTTGACGCATATTACATGCTATTtataaaacaaaaatataaaCTGAGATTATTAGATTTGTGGAAAGAAAAAATCATTAAAACAAGTTGAGAAGTTTATAAAATTAAGTTATTAGTTTTGTGACTGAgaaaataattaatatataaatttcACGAAATTACTCAATTTTCTTGAttaattttacagttcaatttttttttcatatctAAATATAATGACGTGAAATATAAAAATTATTGAATTGTTAATTCAACATGAATAAGTAATACAAAAACAACtatataaataccgcgcatttattgCGCATGATCTATACTAGTTTTGTACTCCGTATAAtttatgttaatttaatttgATAGTCAACCCTACTACCAAAGTCTGATAACCATATTCTAGTAATGTTATCCACCATTATAAATTTGCATCTATCGTTAACAAAAggtcaaaataaaatatttctccGTCCTATCAATTGTTCACATAAAAAAAAGTAGAACATAATAGAGTTGGATATCGGTGTCGGCTGGCTCAGCCCACAATAGTCGAGCCTGGTATGGGGCTCACTCATCTACCAACCCATCGACCCACTCTAGGCCCGTACCACCTACTCGGGCTGGGCTCGAGCTCACTCATTCCCAACTCACACTGAACAGCTCGCCAGGCCCGCATAGCCCAATAGCACAACTAGACCGTTCTAGGGCCACCACATCCTAGCCCGGCCGCCTAAGCCCGCACAGGCGCCCACCATCAACCCGCAATGTGGGCTCGGGCTTTCTTCCATAACCCGGCCCACTGCCCATCATCTAGAAGGGAGACTTAGAggtgatcaaatggcccaagcccaCTGGCCGATCCGGCCCAGCCCGTTTTTTTGAAGGGTTTGAGCCTTTtattttggcccaaaaaagcccatgggtcggcccaaaaaagcccaatgtacttttgggccgggtttgggccaagcaTTTGGCCCAACTTATGGCCCAGCCCGGCCCATATTTAATAATTAAGGAATTTTTCTTCTAAACTTTGTTAAAGTAACGtaaattttatatataattcCTTATAAACTCATGTATATATTTATTGAGATTTAAAAGCGATGTTCACGTAACATAAATTATATCTACTAGATATGATTAACCATTATAATGTGTCGATGATTGTCTTTTATTCTATTTTTGGAGATTAATTCATATGTATTTCATCATACTTTGTACGTTTTTTTATACTAAGTGCACATTTAAAGTACAAGTTGAAGGTATTATACTACTTATCTCGTTCGGTAActcgtaaattttagggcccgaaAAGCACATATAGGCCCCAAAGCCCGATTTAGCCCATAAGGGCCGGGCTTGGGCTTGCTAAATAGGCCCTCTCatttggcccggcccggcccaacCCACACATGTGGGCCATTTTTATCATCCCAGTCCAGTCCAAGCCCGCATAGACCCGGCCCATGATCAGCTCTAAAGGGAGTAGTTTAGAATGGGCCTAACTAATCATACCAAAAGTTTAGGCGAAAAACTAGAACCATACTTTGTTCGTTACTTCTAAATCTCCAAATATAAGCATAGCCGCCGATTAACAATGGAACAAAACCCTAGCCGATTAACGATGGAACACCACCATAGATGGAGCTCCCTTCCGGACGACATCGTCTCAAAAATTATCTCCCACCTTAACCTTCCTGATTTCATCATAACCATTTCATCAACTATTTTCAGCATCAAACAGATTTACACATGTAGCAGATTTGCATACAATGTTTATGAGCCTCGTTACTGGACCATTTTCGATAATCTCTTCGATTATTTCACCACACCCGTAATCGACACTTTCTATGTTAATCTTCACGTTAGCTTCTATAAAGAACCGCTTTGCTGGCCTATCATCGATACGTGGGCTCATCGACTTCGTTCTAGTAACATCCGACACTTCACGATTAATACGTTCGATAGTTTTGAATTTAGCATACGAGTGTGGCCACCGAGCATTTTCCGAATGCATTCATTGTTATCGCTTAAATTGTATATCTCTTTTAAAGAGATTGCTCGTAGTGATGATCAACTTCCTCCGAACCTCAAGAAACTTCATCTAGTTTCGCCGAATTATCAACTTTTGGAAGAATTAATAAGTCGTTGCCCGTCACTTGAAGACTTGTCCTTGACCCTTGATATTGATCAGAAAAGTAAAAGTTCGATATCAATTACAAGCGAGAAATTAAAGCGATTATATATAAATCTATATAAGGTTTCCAATTGTAAGGTTATTATTGATGCTCCAATATTAGAGCATTTTAGATATTTTACTAGGGACATATTATCAATGCAGATGTTGGATTCGATTTTGAATGTCAAGTCGCTTGCACTCCATGTTGAAGATTATTGGGACCGGAAGTTTAACACTAGTCCTAAAAAGACCGTCTTCCCAAATTTGAGACATCTTACGTTATCTTTGCCTtggaaattatatcaaaaaaTATTTGACGAACAATTGCTTTGTTGTCCGAATTTGAAGGTTCTTAAGCTACATTTTAATTATTATGATAACTACAAGGCGATGATTTTGAATGAAGATGTCAAATTCGCGCTAGTTGAACAAGTGAAGCGCTTAGAGGTGTATATGATTGACGGCAAATTTAGCAAACAAAGATTGAATCTATTGACATGGTTGCTAAGAAGTGCCAAGGTTTTGGAGAAGCTTGTTCTTAGTTCAGTTAACCTTTGGGATTATAATAAGTTGGCAAAATCTCAATTTCTCCAAACTTTATTCGAGTGTGCTGAGAGTACATCGCGTTGTCAAATCGAACTTCTAGGAGGTTGTAAGCTAGACTGATTCTTTGTTATCTTTTTTTTGTTGCCATGAAATTAATTTTCTGTATTTGCTTTTAGTCAAGTTCGTTTGTATTCAAAACATTATTATGTTTATTGCACAATGTGGATTTAGTTCCGGATGCTAAATTTAAGTTATATGAAGCGGCTAGAGATGAATAGAACCACGGTTCATTTCGACGAACAATTGATGAAGCTAATGAAATCAACATGGAAACACGAATAGAGGGAGTAATTAACACGAAAATAACAAAATACGAAATCAGCACAAAATaacaaattacaattaaaatcAAGCCAAACATAGAATCAAAACCTTGTTTGTTAAATGTTAGAAGCAGATTTGATTTATAATAAAGGATGACATTTTTAGATTACGGTTAGTATAGGGAGGTGGCAATCGGAGCACTTGGTCCGATTACGGGTCGTGTTAAGGCGGTTCGGGTCATGTCGGGTTAGGCTTGACCGGCTTAGATTGCTTATTCGGCTCGAGTTGGGCTCAGGTCGGTTCACTTACAATCAGGATAACTGGGTCAGTAACTACAACAATTCTGCCGGGTCAGGATATATCGGGTCAATATGCTTGATTAGATCGAGTCTGGTTCAATTCGGTTTCGGGTCATTCATGTGTCGAGTCATTTGTATTGTCGAGTTTTATGAAACATTGTTTTGATACTAAACTAGTATAAATCCCGCGCACACGCGGTTTTTAGATAGGGACATTAGAAAATTTAACAATTATCTAATTATATTTAACTTATTTTAACTCCATTTGAAATTTTAGTATAGAATAAAActtaatattagtaatgttttaTATTAAGAGATAGAAAAAAAGAAGGTTCAACACTGTTACCGTATATACAATTGTTGAAACTATTTTGTGTGTATCTGTGTTGTAATAAATATACTTATGTATACATtaaatcaaaaaaataaaaaaaatgaccaAAATTTAAATGTTCACGTTGTATACGAGAGAAATAGATAGTATTAAATTAAAGTGTAAAAAAATGTATTCGCAATTTTTCCGTTTTAGAAGTAAAAACAATATAATGCTCTTATC
The Silene latifolia isolate original U9 population chromosome 11, ASM4854445v1, whole genome shotgun sequence genome window above contains:
- the LOC141612852 gene encoding F-box/FBD/LRR-repeat protein At5g22660-like, translated to MEHHHRWSSLPDDIVSKIISHLNLPDFIITISSTIFSIKQIYTCSRFAYNVYEPRYWTIFDNLFDYFTTPVIDTFYVNLHVSFYKEPLCWPIIDTWAHRLRSSNIRHFTINTFDSFEFSIRVWPPSIFRMHSLLSLKLYISFKEIARSDDQLPPNLKKLHLVSPNYQLLEELISRCPSLEDLSLTLDIDQKSKSSISITSEKLKRLYINLYKVSNCKVIIDAPILEHFRYFTRDILSMQMLDSILNVKSLALHVEDYWDRKFNTSPKKTVFPNLRHLTLSLPWKLYQKIFDEQLLCCPNLKVLKLHFNYYDNYKAMILNEDVKFALVEQVKRLEVYMIDGKFSKQRLNLLTWLLRSAKVLEKLVLSSVNLWDYNKLAKSQFLQTLFECAESTSRCQIELLGGCKLD